A single genomic interval of Corylus avellana chromosome ca10, CavTom2PMs-1.0 harbors:
- the LOC132163022 gene encoding protein FAR1-RELATED SEQUENCE 6-like: MAFNLYPYFIDVDGEDGEDGEPNEAMMFSSDEELDDKEKKVVQYKMIDGDENVEEPKKEMTFSSAEEVRTYYRKYGKQLGFGVLRRCLKRDEDGQVRYMILTCIREGANKGESSTSNAMKPTPKINRTGCCARICVTRCDNGTWYLSKVVLEHNHILSPSKTRFFRCYKNINCSAKRRIELNDIAGIRANKNFNSLVVEMGGFESLPFGEKDCRNFINKARELRLGKGGGQALYDYFHRMQDQNDGFYYMMDMDDNCRLRNVFWVDARSRAAYEFFADVITFDTTYLTNRYDMPFAPFVGVNHHGQSILFGAGLLSNEDTDTFVWLFESWLKCMNGRAPGAILTDQSRAMKNAIARVFPKTRHRYCLWHIMRKLPEKFAKYEQYADIKRSLHTCLYDSQTVEEFEENWKILIESYQLQDNAWLNGLYSDRTFWVPAYMKDTFWAGMNTTQRSESMNAFFDGYVHSQTTLKEFVDQFDSALRKMVERETQSDFDSFNRTIPCRSDFSLEKQFQNVYTNTKFKEVQDQFGKLIKCNNSHLKSEGAISTYQVIESVSLPGNRMIDKIFGVFFNEDEFDVKCTCAMFELRGILCRHSISVLLTKKVTTVSPRYILDRWRKDIKRKYTLIKSSYDAFVGNPADQRHDKMCKNFEELASLTKESVEHFMDVMKNVDMLKEKYRALKSVASSQPSHHNSLAVASSSCNEVIQISDGLAVQSNNKVLTPIKVRRVGKPPSRRKVPAVEKATKKLAKKKVPITTKATHDQHNTCQTSSLPAAYGQNCQLNHTQGSIFVATRAPTLGGHHDSILTQVGVPVDPTNKLSKLVSEHKYEEAFTAALQRCDASIVYWLCSQVDLRWILSLNPRPLSQVVLLHLLRQLTYGINNNKPQNFGWMTDVANAIIPSDPMIALQVRPIFSEICTLLNHQQYLPTITGVELSSIRLLMHVICSKIT, encoded by the exons ATGGCTTTTAACTTGTATCCCTATTTTATAGACGTGGATGGAGAAGATGGAGAAGATGGAGAACCTAATGAAGCCATGATGTTTAGTTCGGATGAAGAATTGgatgataaggaaaaaaaagttGTACAATACAAGATGATTGATGGGGATGAAAATGTTGAAGAACCTAAGAAAGAAATGACTTTTAGTTCAGCTGAAGAAGTTCGCACATATTATAGGAAATATGGTAAGCAACTTGGTTTTGGTGTCTTGAGAAGATGCCTTAAGAGGGATGAAGATGGCCAAGTAAGATACATGATCCTTACATGCATTCGTGAAGGTGCGAATAAGGGAGAAAGCAGCACAAGTAATGCCATGAAGCCAACTCCAAAAATTAATAGAACAGGGTGTTGTGCAAGGATTTGTGTGACAAGATGTGATAATGGAACATGGTATTTGAGTAAAGTGGTGCTTGAGCATAATCATATACTAAGCCCAAGCAAGACAAGATTTTTTAGGTGCTATAAGAATATAAATTGTTCTGCGAAAAGAAGGATTGAGCTTAATGATATAGCTGGAATACGTGCGAACAAGAATTTTAACTCATTGGTTGTTGAAATGGGGGGGTTTGAGAGTCTTCCCTTTGGAGAGAAAGATTGCCGAAACTTTATTAACAAGGCAAGGGAGCTCCGGCTTGGCAAAGGAGGTGGTCAGGCACTTTATGATTATTTTCATAGAATGCAAGACCAGAATGATGGCTTCTATTATATGATGGACATGGATGATAATTGTAGGTTGCGAAATGTGTTTTGGGTTGATGCACGAAGTAGGGCAGCATATGAATTCTTTGCGGATGTCATTACATTTGACACGACGTATTTGACTAATAGATATGACATGCCATTTGCTCCTTTCGTAGGGGTGAATCATCATGGTCAGTCAATACTTTTTGGGGCTGGATTACTATCAAACGAGGATACAGAtacatttgtttggttgtttgagTCGTGGTTGAAGTGCATGAATGGCCGAGCTCCAGGTGCAATTTTAACAGATCAGTCCAGGGCAATGAAAAATGCAATTGCAAGAGTTTTTCCTAAAACTCGACATAGATATTGTCTATGGCATATTATGAGAAAATTGCCTGAAAAGTTTGCGAAATATGAACAGTACGCTGACATTAAGAGATCCCTACATACTTGTTTGTATGATTCTCAAACTGTTGAAGAATTTGAGGAAAATTGGAAAATTCTAATTGAGAGTTATCAACTTCAGGATAATGCATGGCTAAATGGGTTATACAGTGACCGAACTTTTTGGGTACCGGCATATATGAAAGATACATTTTGGGCTGGAATGAATACAACGCAGCGGAGTGAAAGTATGAATGCTTTTTTTGATGGTTACGTGCACTCACAGACCACACTAAAGGAATTTGTTGATCAATTTGATAGTGCTTTGAGGAAAATGGTCGAGAGGGAGACACAATCTGATTTCGATTCCTTTAATCGCACAATTCCATGTAGAAGTGACTTTTCTTTAGAGAAACAGTTTCAAAATGTTTACACAAATACAAAGTTCAAAGAAGTTCAAGATCAATTTGGGAAACTTATCAAGTGCAATAACTCTCATCTTAAAAGTGAAGGTGCAATTTCCACCTATCAAGTGATTGAATCTGTTTCTCTTCCGGGAAACCGCATGATCGATAAAATATTTGGTGTTTTCTTCAATGAAGATGAATTTGATGTGAAGTGTACTTGTGCAATGTTTGAATTAAGAGGGATCTTGTGTAGGCATTCCATTTCTGTTCTATTGACAAAGAAAGTTACAACGGTGTCACCTAGATATATTCTTGACAGATGGAGGAAGGATATAAAGCGAAAATACACATTGATTAAGAGTAGTTATGATGCTTTTGTTGGTAACCCTGCAGACCAAAGACATGACAAGATGTGCAAGAATTTTGAAGAATTAGCATCTCTCACAAAAGAAAGCGTGGAACATTTCATGGATGTGATGAAAAATGTTGATATGTTAAAGGAAAAATATCGTGCCTTGAAGTCTGTTGCGTCTAGTCAACCTTCCCATCACAATTCACTTGCAGTCGCATCTTCTAGCTGTAATGAAGTCATTCAAATTAGTGATGGTTTGGCGGTGCAAAGTAATAATAAGGTGCTTACTCCTATTAAGGTTAGACGTGTAGGGAAGCCACCGTCAAGAAGAAAGGTCCCTGCTGTAGAAAAAGCCACCAAGAAGCTAGCCAAAAAAAAGGTGCCCATT ACTACGAAAGCAACGCATGATCAACACAACACTTGCCAAACTTCATCTTTACCTGCAGCTTATGGTCAGAACTGCCAGCTAAATCATACTCAG GGTTCCATCTTTGTGGCAACGAGGGCCCCAACATTAGGTGGTCACCATGATTCCATTCTTACTCAG GTTGGGGTGCCAGTTGATCCAACAAATAAGTTATCAAAATTAGTAAGCGAACATAAATATGAAGAGGCTTTCACTGCAGCCCTACAAAGATGTGATGCGTCCATTGTATATTGGCTATGTTCACAG gtTGATCTACGGTGGATCTTGTCTTTAAATCCTCGCCCTTTGAGCCAAGTAGTATTGCTTCATCTTTTACGGCAACTAACCTATGGTATCAATAACAACAAACCCCAGAACTTTGGTTGGATGACAGACGTTGCTAATGCCATAATCCCATCAGACCCGATGATTGCATTGCAAGTGCGGCCCATCTTCAGTGAAATTTGTACCTTACTCAACCATCAACAATACTTGCCTACAATTACTGGTGTTGAGCTCTCAAGTATCCGTCTTCTGATGCATGTCATTTGTTCAAAGATCACGTAA
- the LOC132163023 gene encoding protein FAR1-RELATED SEQUENCE 5-like yields the protein MAFNLYPYFIDVDGEDGEDGEPNEAMMFSSDEELDDEEKKVVQYKMIDGDENVEEPKKEMTFSSAEEVRTYYRKYGKQLGFGVLRRCLKRDEDGQVRYMILTCIREGANKGESSTSNAMKPTPKINRTGCCARICVTRCDNGTWYLSKVVLEHNHILSPSKTRFFRCYKNINCSAKRRIELNDIVGVRANKNFNSLVVEMGGFESLPFGEKDCRNFINKARELRLGKGGGQTLCDYFHRMQDQNDGFYYVMDMDDNCRLRNVFWVDARSRAAYEFFADVITFDTTYLTNRYDMPFAPFVGVNHHG from the coding sequence ATGGCTTTTAACTTGTATCCCTATTTTATAGACGTGGATGGAGAAGATGGAGAAGATGGAGAACCTAATGAAGCCATGATGTTTAGTTCGGATGAAGAATTGGATGATGAGGAAAAAAAAGTTGTACAATACAAGATGATTGATGGGGATGAAAATGTTGAAGAACCTAAGAAAGAAATGACTTTTAGTTCAGCTGAAGAAGTTCGCACATATTATAGGAAATATGGTAAGCAACTTGGTTTTGGTGTCTTGAGAAGATGCCTTAAGAGGGATGAAGATGGCCAAGTAAGATACATGATCCTTACATGCATTCGTGAAGGTGCGAATAAGGGAGAAAGCAGCACAAGTAATGCCATGAAGCCAACTCCAAAAATTAATAGAACAGGGTGTTGTGCAAGGATTTGTGTGACAAGATGTGATAATGGAACATGGTATTTGAGTAAAGTGGTGCTTGAGCATAATCATATATTAAGCCCAAGCAAGACAAGATTTTTTAGGTGCTATAAGAATATAAATTGTTCTGCGAAAAGAAGGATTGAGCTTAATGATATAGTTGGAGTACGTGCGAACAAGAATTTTAACTCATTGGTTGTTGAAATGGGGGGGTTTGAGAGTCTTCCCTTTGGAGAGAAAGATTGCCGAAACTTTATTAACAAGGCAAGGGAGCTCCGGCTTGGCAAAGGAGGTGGTCAGACACTTTGTGATTATTTCCATAGAATGCAAGACCAAAATGACGGCTTCTATTATGTGATGGACATGGATGATAATTGTAGGTTGCGAAATGTGTTTTGGGTTGATGCACGAAGTAGGGCAGCATATGAATTCTTTGCGGATGTCATTACATTTGACACGACGTATTTGACTAATAGATATGACATGCCATTTGCTCCTTTCGTAGGGGTGAATCATCATGGTTAG